The proteins below are encoded in one region of Ostrea edulis chromosome 3, xbOstEdul1.1, whole genome shotgun sequence:
- the LOC130052595 gene encoding uncharacterized protein LOC130052595, translating to MSCKRTSCIKGYTGLLCDKKCPFPTFGKECQSTCSCGFETCDHIYGCIAERECQDGYFGPNCRKICPYPTFGKDCQLECNCSKTLCSPRLGCKDKFLISIKSTPECLTFEQSVSTETLFVKSTSTSRVITSDGHFTITIILIFTSSAVFVALVCSVVFCCTKNRRHGSQQESQISADGDFGSKQNVGTSKEVPNEKRYTLRENLTTHSKNVENENLSHLQEQELYLTPQFERDTDDGHNQNEIYLTVL from the exons ATGTCATGCAAAAGAACAT CATGCATTAAAGGGTACACTGGGCTTTTATGCGATAAAAAATGTCCATTCCCGACGTTTGGAAAGGAATGCCAAAGCACGTGCAGCTGTGGTTTTGAAACTTGTGATCACATCTATGGATGCATTGCTGAACGTG AGTGTCAGGATGGATACTTTGGTCCAAACTGTAGAAAGATTTGCCCATATCCAACGTTTGGAAAAGATTGTCAACTGGAATGCAATTGTAGCAAAACACTGTGCAGCCCACGGCTTGGTTGTAAAG aTAAATTCCTCATTTCCATTAAATCGACGCCAGAATGTCTAACATTTGAGCAATCTGTTTCAACTGAAACTTTATTTGTAAAAAGTACATCGACTAGTAGGGTCATCACAAGCGACGGACATTTCACCATCACTATCATTTTAATCTTCACAAGCAGTGCAGTTTTTGTGGCACTAGTGTGTtctgttgttttttgttgtacAAAAAATAGAAGGCATGGGTCTCAGCAAGAAAGCCAAATATCAGCAGATGGTGATTTTGgatcaaaacaaaatgtgggaACGTCGAAAGAAGTTCCAAATGAAAAGAGGTATACTCTTCGAGAAAATCTGACAACACATTCAAAAAATGTAGAGAACGAAAATCTCTCACATTTACAGGAACAAGAATTGTACTTAACACCACAATTCGAAAGAGATACTGATGATGGTCACAACCAAAACGAGATTTACCTTActgttttataa